A stretch of the Bacillaceae bacterium S4-13-56 genome encodes the following:
- the coaBC gene encoding bifunctional phosphopantothenoylcysteine decarboxylase/phosphopantothenate--cysteine ligase CoaBC, whose protein sequence is MLTGKKIILGVSGGIAVYKACTLTSRLVQRGAQVKVVMTESAQEFVTPLTFQALSRQPVFVDTFDEKDPSKIAHIDIADWADLVLLAPATANVIGKLANGIADDMLSTVMLATQAPVYIAPAMNVHMYDHPAVKKNMKTLEEYGYSFIEPGEGYLACGYVGKGRLEEPETIIDVLEQQLRSEATLKGKKVLITAGPTQESLDPVRYFTNHSSGKMGYALAEEAYKAGANVTLITGPTSLQCPNNVKCISVITAQDMLKQVLEHYDSSDIVIKSAAVADYRPKIIEDEKIKKKSDYLSIELERTTDILATLGQKKKDQYLVGFAAETQKAVEYGRDKLDRKNLDAIAINNVKDEGAGFGKDTNVITFITKSGKQIEMEKASKNVIAKKMIELIVQDFEEVRF, encoded by the coding sequence ATGCTAACTGGAAAAAAAATTATCCTAGGTGTATCTGGAGGAATTGCTGTCTATAAGGCATGTACATTAACAAGCCGTTTAGTTCAAAGAGGGGCTCAAGTTAAAGTGGTGATGACTGAATCGGCGCAAGAGTTTGTTACACCACTTACTTTTCAAGCTTTATCAAGGCAACCTGTTTTTGTTGATACTTTTGATGAAAAAGACCCATCCAAAATTGCTCATATTGATATAGCCGATTGGGCTGATTTGGTGTTATTAGCACCAGCCACTGCAAATGTGATAGGAAAGCTAGCCAACGGGATTGCCGATGATATGTTAAGTACTGTTATGTTAGCCACACAGGCTCCTGTTTATATAGCACCTGCGATGAATGTCCATATGTATGATCATCCAGCTGTAAAGAAAAATATGAAGACCCTAGAAGAATATGGTTATTCTTTCATTGAGCCCGGCGAAGGTTATTTAGCATGTGGATATGTAGGAAAAGGGAGGTTAGAAGAGCCCGAAACTATTATAGATGTGCTGGAGCAACAACTCCGTTCAGAAGCTACTCTAAAAGGAAAAAAAGTTTTGATAACCGCTGGTCCTACTCAAGAAAGTTTAGACCCTGTCCGTTATTTCACGAATCATTCTTCTGGGAAAATGGGGTATGCTCTTGCGGAGGAAGCTTATAAAGCTGGAGCAAATGTAACGCTTATAACAGGTCCGACAAGCTTACAATGTCCTAACAATGTAAAATGCATTTCAGTGATTACTGCACAGGACATGCTTAAGCAAGTTCTTGAACATTATGATTCCAGCGATATTGTAATCAAGTCAGCAGCTGTTGCAGATTATAGACCAAAAATAATTGAGGATGAAAAAATAAAAAAGAAATCAGATTATTTATCTATTGAGTTAGAGAGAACGACAGATATACTGGCAACTCTTGGACAAAAAAAGAAAGATCAGTATTTAGTTGGATTTGCTGCAGAAACACAAAAGGCAGTTGAATATGGAAGAGACAAGCTTGATCGTAAAAATTTGGATGCTATTGCGATCAACAATGTAAAAGATGAGGGTGCTGGTTTTGGTAAGGATACCAATGTCATTACTTTTATCACAAAAAGCGGAAAACAAATAGAGATGGAAAAGGCATCCAAAAACGTTATAGCCAAAAAAATGATCGAATTGATTGTTCAAGACTTTGAGGAAGTGAGATTTTGA
- the priA gene encoding primosomal protein N', with translation MKVAKVIVDVPVDQTDRTFDYFVPEKLNGIVSPGVRVVVPFAGRRLLGFVIEITDHSDFDRLKHVEEVLDFIPVLTEELLSLGKWLSEKTLCFQISAYQAMLPKVFKAKYEKEFWLAADFEQLPEELKPLFLHREVITMKDVDEAKVSYSLLQRCIQKGLIDVKHNVYRKETKKHITVLSLAKEQDVILEEIESLPSQASKQKKILSWFLQQKERVSYQEVQNANHTTRSTIKSLVEKGLLKEKKEEIYRDPYEGREFEQTQPFVLTQEQETVIIPIKQAIQENQSETFLLHGVTGSGKTEVYLQSIQMVIDKGKEAIVLVPEIALTPLMVERFKGRFGPYVAVLHSALSDGEKYDEWRKIQKKEVKVVVGARSAIFAPFDNIGLIILDEEHEGTYKQEDHPRYHARDVAIERASYHKCPVVLGSATPLMESYARAKKGVYRLLTLSKRMNDQQMPAVEIIDMRDELHQGNRTMFSRSLMEKMKDRIQKREQIVLFLNRRGYSTFVMCRDCGHTLECPHCDISLTFHRENSQLKCHYCGYEERMPQKCPSCQEEQIRFFGTGTEKVEEALYQQLPHARVIRMDVDTTRRKGAHEKLLTKFGNEEADILLGTQMIAKGLDFKKVTLVGVLAADLSLHLPDFRASEKTFQLLTQVSGRAGRHDLPGEVIIQSYNPEHYSIELASQHDYLSYFLKEMQVRKLVEYPPYYFLALITVSHKNQIYAQRKTEEIVLLLQKHLSDTTKILGPTPSPLSRVKDRYRFQCMIKYKNEPNLEGKMRKVIQRFEEEMRKKDLIITVDLQPYQMM, from the coding sequence TTGAAAGTTGCAAAAGTAATTGTGGATGTCCCAGTCGATCAAACAGATAGGACGTTTGATTATTTTGTACCCGAAAAGTTAAATGGCATTGTTAGCCCGGGTGTTCGAGTAGTTGTACCCTTTGCAGGAAGAAGGCTTCTAGGTTTTGTGATAGAAATCACTGACCATTCGGACTTTGATCGACTAAAACATGTCGAAGAAGTATTAGATTTTATTCCAGTATTAACTGAAGAGCTTTTGTCCCTTGGTAAATGGCTATCTGAAAAAACGTTATGCTTTCAAATATCAGCTTATCAAGCGATGCTTCCGAAAGTGTTTAAAGCAAAATATGAAAAAGAATTTTGGTTGGCCGCTGATTTTGAACAGTTACCAGAGGAATTAAAACCTCTATTTCTTCATCGAGAGGTCATAACCATGAAAGATGTTGATGAGGCAAAAGTTTCTTATTCCTTGCTTCAAAGGTGTATCCAAAAGGGATTAATCGATGTGAAACACAATGTCTATCGAAAAGAAACGAAAAAGCATATTACGGTTCTCTCTCTAGCAAAAGAACAAGACGTTATTTTAGAAGAAATAGAAAGCCTTCCTTCTCAAGCTAGTAAGCAAAAAAAGATTTTATCATGGTTTTTGCAACAAAAGGAGAGGGTTTCCTATCAAGAGGTCCAAAATGCAAACCATACAACAAGATCAACCATCAAATCATTAGTAGAAAAAGGTTTATTGAAGGAAAAAAAAGAGGAAATTTACCGAGATCCCTATGAAGGTAGAGAGTTCGAACAAACTCAACCTTTTGTTTTAACACAGGAACAGGAAACGGTGATTATTCCCATAAAACAAGCCATTCAAGAAAATCAAAGTGAAACCTTCCTGCTACATGGAGTAACAGGATCAGGAAAAACGGAGGTTTATTTGCAGTCTATCCAAATGGTGATCGACAAAGGAAAAGAAGCAATTGTTCTCGTTCCAGAAATTGCTTTAACTCCGTTAATGGTAGAAAGATTTAAAGGTAGATTTGGTCCTTATGTTGCGGTTTTACATAGTGCTCTCTCTGATGGAGAAAAATATGATGAATGGAGAAAAATTCAGAAAAAAGAAGTGAAGGTAGTGGTTGGGGCGCGATCAGCCATTTTTGCTCCATTTGATAATATTGGTCTCATCATTTTAGACGAAGAACATGAGGGGACCTATAAGCAAGAAGATCATCCCCGTTATCATGCTAGGGATGTAGCTATCGAAAGAGCCTCTTATCACAAATGTCCAGTTGTACTAGGAAGTGCAACTCCGTTAATGGAATCGTATGCTAGAGCTAAAAAAGGTGTCTATCGCTTACTTACATTATCTAAACGTATGAATGATCAACAAATGCCGGCAGTAGAAATTATTGATATGAGAGATGAGCTTCACCAGGGGAATCGGACCATGTTTTCTCGCTCTCTTATGGAAAAAATGAAGGATCGTATTCAAAAGAGAGAACAAATTGTCTTGTTTTTAAACCGAAGAGGGTATTCCACCTTCGTAATGTGTAGAGATTGTGGTCATACATTAGAATGCCCTCATTGTGACATTTCTCTAACCTTTCATCGGGAAAACTCACAATTGAAATGTCATTATTGTGGTTATGAAGAGCGAATGCCACAAAAATGTCCCTCATGCCAAGAAGAGCAAATTCGTTTTTTTGGTACTGGTACGGAGAAAGTCGAAGAGGCACTTTATCAACAGTTACCACATGCTCGTGTCATCCGTATGGATGTTGATACAACTAGAAGAAAAGGAGCTCACGAGAAGTTGCTCACAAAGTTCGGAAATGAGGAAGCAGATATATTACTAGGAACCCAAATGATCGCTAAAGGTTTAGATTTTAAAAAAGTTACTTTAGTAGGAGTTCTAGCTGCAGATTTGTCCCTTCATCTTCCGGATTTTAGAGCCTCGGAGAAAACTTTTCAACTTCTTACTCAAGTGTCTGGAAGGGCCGGGAGACACGACCTTCCTGGAGAAGTCATCATTCAATCTTATAATCCAGAACATTATAGTATAGAATTGGCAAGTCAACATGATTATTTGTCTTACTTTCTAAAAGAAATGCAAGTACGAAAATTGGTGGAATATCCTCCTTACTATTTCTTGGCCTTAATCACGGTATCTCACAAGAATCAAATATATGCTCAAAGAAAAACGGAGGAAATCGTTCTTTTACTTCAAAAGCATTTATCGGACACTACTAAAATCTTAGGACCTACCCCTTCCCCCTTATCACGGGTGAAGGATAGATATCGTTTTCAATGCATGATAAAATACAAAAATGAGCCCAATTTAGAGGGAAAAATGAGAAAAGTGATTCAACGTTTTGAAGAGGAAATGAGAAAAAAGGATTTAATCATAACCGTTGATTTACAACCTTATCAAATGATGTAG
- the fmt gene encoding methionyl-tRNA formyltransferase, producing the protein MMKVIFMGTPDFSVPILQRLLADGYNVCAVVTQPDRPKGRKKILTPPPVKVEAEKNGIPVLQPEKIRNNYKEILDYKPDLIVTAAFGQILPEEILKAPTYGCINVHASFLPELRGGAPIHYAILQGKKETGVSIMYMVKELDAGDILSQVKVSIEEEDHVGSLHDKLSIAGADLLSETIPNLISGHITPVPQEDEKATFAYNIKRDQEKIDWKQTNEEVYNHIRGLHPWPVAFTILDGSVLKVWWGQKVNGPFQGKPGEIVDVLDEGLIVQTGDQKGILITELQPSGKKRMEAGEFLRGAGQFIRKGMRLGDST; encoded by the coding sequence ATCATGAAAGTTATCTTTATGGGGACTCCAGATTTTTCTGTACCAATACTTCAACGTTTGCTTGCTGATGGGTATAATGTCTGTGCAGTTGTAACACAGCCTGATCGACCAAAGGGAAGAAAAAAGATTTTAACCCCACCACCTGTGAAAGTAGAAGCGGAGAAAAATGGGATACCAGTCCTACAACCGGAAAAAATAAGAAATAATTATAAAGAAATTTTGGATTATAAACCAGACTTAATAGTAACGGCTGCCTTTGGACAAATTTTGCCTGAAGAAATACTGAAGGCACCAACCTATGGATGCATCAATGTCCATGCATCATTCCTGCCAGAACTTAGGGGAGGCGCTCCCATACACTATGCGATCCTGCAAGGGAAAAAAGAAACGGGCGTCTCTATCATGTATATGGTAAAGGAATTAGACGCAGGAGATATATTATCACAAGTTAAGGTCTCTATTGAGGAGGAAGATCATGTAGGATCTTTACATGACAAATTATCCATTGCTGGAGCAGACCTTTTATCTGAGACGATTCCCAACCTGATTTCAGGTCATATAACCCCTGTTCCACAAGAGGATGAAAAAGCAACCTTTGCCTATAACATAAAACGAGACCAAGAAAAAATCGATTGGAAACAAACCAACGAAGAAGTGTATAACCACATCCGTGGGCTTCATCCATGGCCAGTAGCCTTTACCATTTTAGATGGTTCCGTTTTGAAAGTTTGGTGGGGACAAAAGGTAAATGGCCCCTTCCAAGGGAAACCTGGTGAAATTGTAGATGTACTAGATGAGGGGCTTATTGTTCAAACAGGTGACCAAAAGGGAATATTAATCACCGAATTACAACCATCTGGAAAAAAAAGAATGGAAGCTGGAGAGTTTTTAAGGGGAGCGGGGCAATTTATACGAAAAGGTATGAGACTAGGTGATTCGACATGA
- the rsmB gene encoding 16S rRNA (cytosine(967)-C(5))-methyltransferase RsmB, whose product MTSPNVRELALDILVRVATQSGYSHLLIDQTLKKNRMDSRDKGLLTEIVNGTIQRRNTLDYYLQPFLQKNKKLEPWVQWLLYMSIYQMIYLDRVPQHAIVHEAVTIAKKKGHKGIASLVNGILRNAQRKGFPSLEQMTDPMERLSIETSHPLWLIQRWIEQYGFEIVKEMCFENLGRPSLSLRVQTLRMNREKVIEKLKNDGIEAKASELSPYGIRVEDGSVLHHPLFTEGYLLVQDESSMLVAPFLRPIKGETVVDACAAPGGKATHIAEQMQDEGVIYAYDLHQSKVKKIEQNAKTLQLSIIRAKQSDSRQLKDHHQPESIDRLLLDAPCSGLGVIKGKPEIKYQKSEEDIRQLSKVQLELLEAVAPLVKVGGTLLYSTCTVDRQENEGTVSRFLEQHSEYIVDPNWIKEIPSLLKKGKGLSESGLQIFPQDFHSDGFFMVVLIKINSSK is encoded by the coding sequence ATGACTTCTCCCAACGTTCGTGAATTAGCTTTAGATATCTTGGTGCGTGTAGCTACTCAATCAGGATATAGCCATCTATTAATTGACCAGACATTGAAGAAAAATAGAATGGACTCCCGAGACAAGGGTCTACTTACGGAAATCGTTAATGGAACAATACAGAGGAGAAATACTTTAGATTATTATTTACAACCATTTCTACAGAAAAATAAAAAATTAGAGCCATGGGTTCAATGGTTGCTCTATATGTCTATCTACCAAATGATTTACCTAGATCGTGTTCCTCAACATGCTATAGTTCATGAGGCGGTTACCATTGCAAAGAAAAAGGGGCATAAAGGGATTGCTTCTTTAGTAAACGGGATCTTGAGAAATGCACAACGGAAAGGTTTTCCATCCCTTGAACAAATGACAGACCCAATGGAACGCTTATCTATTGAAACAAGTCATCCCCTTTGGCTAATTCAAAGGTGGATCGAACAATACGGGTTTGAAATAGTCAAAGAGATGTGTTTTGAGAATTTGGGAAGGCCTTCGCTTTCTCTTCGAGTTCAAACCTTACGCATGAATCGAGAGAAAGTGATTGAAAAATTAAAGAACGATGGAATTGAAGCTAAAGCAAGCGAACTTTCTCCTTATGGAATAAGAGTGGAAGATGGAAGTGTCCTACACCATCCTTTGTTCACAGAAGGGTATCTGTTAGTGCAGGATGAGAGTTCAATGTTAGTTGCTCCTTTTCTAAGGCCTATAAAAGGAGAGACTGTTGTTGATGCATGTGCAGCTCCAGGGGGGAAAGCCACTCATATTGCTGAACAAATGCAGGATGAGGGTGTTATATATGCCTATGATCTTCATCAATCAAAAGTAAAGAAAATTGAGCAAAATGCTAAAACGCTTCAATTATCCATCATAAGGGCAAAACAATCAGATAGTAGACAATTAAAAGATCATCACCAACCTGAGTCTATTGATCGTCTCTTGCTGGATGCTCCCTGTTCCGGCCTAGGTGTTATAAAAGGAAAACCAGAAATTAAATATCAAAAAAGTGAAGAAGATATAAGACAGCTTTCAAAAGTGCAGCTTGAGTTATTGGAAGCAGTTGCTCCATTAGTAAAAGTAGGGGGGACTCTACTGTACAGTACATGTACAGTAGACCGACAAGAAAATGAAGGAACTGTCTCTAGATTTTTAGAACAACACTCTGAGTACATAGTAGATCCCAACTGGATTAAAGAAATCCCTTCACTATTGAAGAAAGGGAAAGGCTTATCTGAATCTGGTCTGCAAATTTTCCCGCAGGATTTTCATTCCGATGGATTTTTTATGGTCGTATTGATAAAGATTAATTCTTCCAAGTAA
- a CDS encoding Stp1/IreP family PP2C-type Ser/Thr phosphatase, producing the protein MKGYFLTDQGQVRTHNEDAGGVYINSNEQLLVVVADGMGGHLAGDVASHMATSLLQSSWDEAPLINGSELAEQWLRERLIEINQKVYQHSLENDSCKGMGTTVVAAICTKDYFTVAHIGDSRCYLNNSYGFKQITEDHSLVNELVRSGQITKEDAEHHPRKNVLLKALGTEEEIRIDIKTLSWDPNDRLLLCSDGLTNKISDEELVEFVTSQDIKQAAENLVQLANDRGGEDNISLALIHYDHPKEEGDS; encoded by the coding sequence ATGAAAGGCTACTTTTTAACCGATCAAGGTCAAGTGCGGACGCATAATGAAGATGCTGGTGGTGTTTATATAAATTCAAATGAGCAGTTGCTTGTAGTAGTGGCTGATGGTATGGGTGGGCATCTTGCGGGTGACGTTGCAAGTCATATGGCTACTTCCTTATTACAATCCAGCTGGGATGAAGCACCATTGATTAATGGTTCAGAGCTGGCAGAGCAATGGCTACGTGAACGGCTTATAGAGATCAATCAAAAAGTGTATCAACATTCATTAGAAAATGACAGTTGTAAAGGTATGGGAACAACAGTAGTTGCCGCTATTTGTACGAAAGATTATTTTACTGTAGCTCATATTGGAGACAGTCGTTGCTACTTAAATAATTCTTATGGTTTTAAACAAATAACAGAGGACCATTCTTTAGTTAATGAGTTGGTTCGTTCTGGACAAATTACTAAGGAAGATGCTGAACATCATCCTAGAAAAAATGTTTTATTAAAAGCATTAGGGACAGAAGAGGAAATAAGAATTGATATTAAAACACTGTCATGGGATCCAAATGATAGGTTGCTTTTATGCTCTGACGGATTAACGAACAAAATAAGTGATGAAGAATTAGTTGAATTTGTAACCTCTCAGGATATAAAACAAGCTGCTGAGAATTTAGTTCAGTTGGCAAACGATAGAGGTGGCGAGGATAATATTTCTCTTGCACTCATTCACTATGATCACCCAAAGGAAGAAGGTGATTCATAA
- the pknB gene encoding Stk1 family PASTA domain-containing Ser/Thr kinase gives MLEGRRLSDRYQIREAIGGGGMANVYLARDLILDRDVAIKVLRLEYSNDEEFINRFRREAQSAISLSHPNIVNIFDVGEEDDIYYIVMEYVPGMTLKKYIQKYGPLEVEESLDIMQQIISAITHAHANHIVHRDLKPQNILIDHSNHVKVTDFGIAMALSATTITHTNSVLGSVHYLSPEQARGGMATKKSDIYSLGIVLFELLSGRLPFSGQSAVSIALKHLQSETPSLRRWNPDIPQSVENVVLKATAKDPFHRYDSIQEMGEDLATALDESRRNEQKFFIPDDGDEVTKAIPIITNDTFREKDHTKDTIVHKGQTSSKSDKSGKRKATIWIASIFGVLFLAALTAIFILPDLLKTEEVQIPDVVGEDYEDVLNELTELGLKVNQETENSEDIEEGKVIRTIPKTGSTVKKGAEITVYSSLGEEKVEFKDYIGEDYDQVKAILERDGWTVNKEDQYSDDPVGVILEQEPAAGEEVVPGETEVKFIVSLGPDKIKVPNLIGMTEEEVLQSIGDNFTVDMKYDYSDTIEEGKVISQDPTALVEKEKGSIIAVIFSQGLEDLPPQNVEVPIFINMDEEKGAQQVMIYIQDMNRDITQVADEFVIMEDTDYTITLLIAPDSEAEYKVMLDGEIYYQETVPYEKGDQP, from the coding sequence ATGCTCGAAGGAAGGCGACTAAGTGATAGGTATCAAATCCGCGAGGCAATCGGTGGCGGAGGGATGGCTAATGTCTATTTAGCTCGAGATTTAATCTTAGATAGAGATGTAGCTATTAAAGTTCTTAGGCTAGAATATTCCAATGACGAGGAATTTATTAATCGCTTTCGTCGGGAAGCCCAGTCTGCTATAAGTCTTTCTCATCCTAACATCGTAAATATTTTTGATGTTGGAGAAGAAGATGATATCTACTATATCGTTATGGAATATGTTCCGGGGATGACCTTAAAGAAATATATCCAAAAATATGGGCCACTAGAAGTGGAAGAATCTTTGGATATCATGCAGCAGATCATCTCGGCTATTACTCATGCTCATGCAAATCATATTGTTCATCGAGATCTAAAGCCACAAAATATTCTAATTGACCATTCAAATCATGTAAAAGTGACAGACTTTGGTATTGCGATGGCACTTAGTGCGACTACCATTACACACACAAATTCTGTTCTTGGTTCTGTTCATTATTTATCACCAGAGCAAGCACGTGGAGGAATGGCGACAAAAAAATCAGATATTTATTCTTTAGGAATTGTTTTGTTTGAATTACTTAGTGGTCGATTGCCTTTTTCTGGTCAATCAGCCGTATCGATTGCTTTAAAACATTTACAAAGTGAAACTCCTTCATTAAGAAGATGGAATCCGGACATCCCTCAAAGTGTGGAAAATGTAGTGTTAAAAGCAACAGCTAAAGATCCTTTCCATCGATATGACAGTATTCAGGAAATGGGAGAGGATTTAGCAACTGCTTTAGATGAGTCTAGGAGAAATGAACAGAAATTTTTCATTCCAGATGATGGAGATGAAGTAACGAAGGCTATTCCAATCATTACGAATGATACCTTCAGAGAAAAGGATCACACGAAGGATACGATTGTACATAAAGGACAAACTAGTTCAAAATCCGATAAATCCGGGAAGAGAAAGGCAACCATATGGATTGCTTCTATCTTTGGTGTTCTATTTCTAGCAGCATTGACAGCCATTTTTATTTTACCTGATTTGTTAAAGACTGAAGAAGTTCAAATTCCTGATGTAGTTGGAGAAGACTATGAGGACGTGCTAAATGAGTTAACGGAATTGGGGCTTAAAGTGAATCAAGAAACGGAAAACTCCGAGGATATAGAGGAAGGTAAGGTAATTCGTACAATTCCTAAAACAGGGTCTACCGTAAAAAAAGGAGCAGAAATCACTGTTTACTCAAGTTTAGGAGAAGAAAAAGTTGAATTTAAGGATTATATTGGAGAAGATTATGATCAAGTTAAAGCTATATTAGAACGGGATGGTTGGACTGTAAACAAGGAAGACCAATACTCTGATGATCCAGTAGGAGTAATATTAGAGCAAGAACCTGCAGCAGGGGAAGAGGTCGTGCCTGGAGAAACCGAAGTGAAATTTATTGTTAGTCTAGGGCCAGATAAAATTAAAGTTCCCAATTTGATTGGAATGACTGAGGAAGAAGTCCTTCAATCCATTGGAGATAATTTCACCGTCGATATGAAATATGATTACTCGGATACTATAGAAGAAGGTAAAGTAATTTCTCAAGATCCAACAGCTTTAGTAGAGAAAGAAAAAGGTTCTATAATTGCCGTAATCTTTTCGCAGGGACTTGAAGATTTACCACCACAGAATGTAGAAGTTCCAATATTCATTAATATGGATGAGGAAAAAGGGGCTCAACAAGTAATGATATATATCCAAGATATGAATCGTGACATAACACAGGTAGCTGATGAATTTGTGATTATGGAAGACACGGATTATACAATAACCTTATTAATTGCTCCTGATTCAGAAGCGGAATACAAAGTGATGCTTGACGGGGAAATATATTATCAAGAAACAGTGCCATACGAAAAGGGTGATCAACCGTAA
- the rsgA gene encoding ribosome small subunit-dependent GTPase A, with amino-acid sequence MPTGKIIKALSGFYYVKSGNQIFQCRGRGVFRKRKITPLVGDEIEFEESNPNEGYILDIKQRKNELKRPPVANVDQAIIVVSAAEPDFHPFLLDRFLVLVESKHIEPAICVTKMDLVKEKQEELVASYIEDYKNLGYEVVAGSSKNEGGIHEVLPLFQDKTSVIAGQSGVGKSSLLNAIHPDLNIETNDISHSLGRGKHTTRHIELIEMNGGLVADTPGFSSLDLTEIELEELSSCFPEMVKRQNSCKFRGCLHLNEPRCAVKEAVDTNQIPSYRYDSYLQIAEEIKNRKPRY; translated from the coding sequence ATGCCTACTGGAAAAATAATCAAAGCGTTAAGCGGTTTTTATTACGTGAAGTCAGGGAATCAAATCTTTCAATGTAGAGGAAGAGGGGTTTTTCGGAAACGAAAAATTACTCCTCTTGTTGGAGATGAAATTGAATTTGAAGAAAGCAACCCTAATGAAGGGTATATCCTTGATATAAAACAGCGTAAAAATGAGCTGAAACGTCCACCAGTAGCGAATGTGGATCAGGCCATTATTGTTGTTTCCGCAGCAGAACCTGATTTTCACCCTTTTTTACTTGATCGATTTCTTGTTCTTGTAGAATCTAAACATATTGAACCAGCCATTTGTGTAACTAAAATGGACCTTGTCAAAGAAAAACAGGAAGAGTTAGTAGCGAGTTATATAGAGGATTACAAGAATTTGGGATACGAAGTAGTGGCTGGTTCTTCAAAGAATGAAGGAGGAATTCACGAGGTTCTTCCCTTGTTCCAAGATAAGACTTCAGTAATTGCAGGACAATCGGGTGTTGGTAAATCTTCTCTTCTAAATGCGATTCACCCAGACCTTAATATTGAGACGAACGATATATCTCATAGTTTAGGAAGAGGGAAGCATACAACACGTCATATCGAGTTAATCGAAATGAATGGTGGATTGGTGGCAGATACACCTGGATTTAGCTCACTGGACCTGACTGAGATAGAACTTGAAGAGTTATCTTCCTGTTTCCCTGAAATGGTAAAAAGGCAAAATAGCTGTAAATTCAGAGGGTGCCTTCATTTGAATGAGCCAAGATGTGCAGTAAAAGAAGCTGTTGATACAAATCAAATCCCATCCTATCGTTATGATAGCTATCTCCAAATTGCAGAGGAAATAAAAAATAGAAAGCCGAGGTACTAA
- the rpe gene encoding ribulose-phosphate 3-epimerase has product MVKIAPSILSADFARLGDEINDVEQGSADYIHVDAMDGHFVPNITIGPLVVEAIKPITTLPLDVHLMIENPDQYIPDFAKAGASIISVHQEACIHLHRTIQLIKQLDIKAGVVINPATPVDLLFPILEEVDLVLIMSVNPGFGGQSFIPSSLSKIKKLKEWKQEYSFSYEIEVDGGVNPQTARQCVEAGADVLVAGSSIFNMKNRKEAIQAIRNA; this is encoded by the coding sequence ATGGTTAAAATTGCACCATCCATTTTGTCGGCCGATTTTGCCCGCTTAGGTGATGAGATTAACGATGTTGAACAAGGCAGTGCTGATTATATACATGTTGATGCGATGGACGGACACTTTGTTCCGAACATAACCATTGGTCCACTAGTTGTGGAGGCAATTAAGCCCATTACAACTTTACCTTTAGATGTTCATCTTATGATAGAGAATCCAGATCAATATATTCCTGATTTTGCAAAAGCTGGAGCCTCTATCATTTCCGTTCACCAAGAGGCATGCATCCATCTACACAGAACTATACAACTTATTAAACAGTTGGATATAAAGGCTGGTGTTGTTATTAATCCAGCAACACCTGTTGATCTTCTTTTTCCTATATTGGAAGAAGTTGACTTAGTCCTTATTATGTCTGTAAATCCTGGTTTTGGAGGTCAGAGCTTTATTCCATCCTCCTTATCCAAAATTAAAAAATTAAAAGAGTGGAAACAAGAATACTCTTTTTCCTATGAAATCGAAGTAGATGGGGGAGTAAATCCTCAAACTGCGAGGCAATGTGTAGAAGCAGGTGCTGACGTTCTCGTTGCTGGAAGTTCTATTTTTAATATGAAAAATAGAAAAGAAGCAATCCAAGCCATCCGGAACGCATAA